Genomic window (Bacillus vallismortis):
CAGACAGATCAGGAACTGGTGAAGTATCTCTCATACTTCTATGAAAATCCTGCTAGTTTACTAGATTATACACCTGATAACACACTTCTGATTTTAGATGAAGTCAGCCGAATTCATGAGATGGAAGAGCAGCTTCAAAAAGAAGAAGCGGAGTTCATAACAAACCTTCTTGAGGAAGGGAAGATTTTGCATGACATCAGTTTGTCATTCGACTTCCAAAAAATAGTATCTGAGCAAAAACGGTCTCTGCTGTACTATTCTTTATTTTTGCGGCATGTACAGCATACGAGCCCGCAAAATATCGTCAATGTGTCAAGCAGACAAATGCAGAGTTTTCATGGCCAAATGAACGTGCTTGCGGGTGAAATGGAACGCTTTAAAAAATCAAACTTCACCGTTGTATTCTTAGGTGCAAACAAGGAACGTACACAGAGGTTATCTTCTGTGCTGGCTGATTATGAAATCGAAGCCGCCGTGACGGACAGCAAAAAAGCGCTTGTTCAGGGACAGGTCTATATCATGGAAGGTGAGCTGCAATCGGGATTTGAGCTACCGTTAATGAAGCTTGCTGTTATTACAGAAGAAGAACTGTTCAAAAACCGTGTGAAAAAGAAGCCTCGTAAACAGAAGCTTACAAATGCGGAGCGCATCAAGAGCTATTCCGAGCTTCAAATCGGTGATTATGTCGTTCATATTAATCACGGGATCGGAAAGTATTTGGGGATTGAAACCCTTGAAATCAATGGGATCCACAAAGACTATTTAAACATTCATTATCAGGGAAGCGACAAGCTATACGTACCTGTCGAGCAAATTGACCAAGTGCAAAAGTATGTTGGCTCCGAAGGAAAAGAGCCGAAGCTGTATAAATTAGGCGGAAGCGAATGGAAGCGGGTCAAGAAAAAAGTAGAGACATCGGTTCAGGATATTGCGGATGACTTAATTAAGCTTTATGCCGAAAGAGAAGCGAGCAAAGGCTATGCGTTTACTCCTGATCAGGAGATGCAGCGGGAATTTGAATCGGCGTTCCCTTATCAAGAGACTGAGGATCAGCTCCGTTCCATTCACGAAATCAAAAAGGACATGGAACGAGAACGTCCGATGGACCGCTTGCTATGCGGAGATGTGGGCTATGGAAAAACAGAGGTTGCTATACGTGCTGCATTTAAGGCGATAAGTGACGGAAAGCAGGTAGCGCTGCTTGTTCCGACAACAATTTTGGCACAGCAGCACTATGAAACCATTACTGAGCGCTTCCAGGACTATCCGATTAATATCGGCCTGCTCAGCAGATTTAGAACGAGGAAAGAAGCGAACGAAACGCTCAAAGGATTGAAAAACGGTACTGTTGATATCGTCATCGGAACGCACCGGCTGCTATCCAAAGATGTCGTTTATAAAGACTTAGGGCTCCTCATCATTGATGAAGAGCAGCGTTTCGGTGTAACCCATAAAGAAAAGATCAAGCAGATCAAAGCCAATGTGGATGTATTAACATTAACCGCGACGCCTATTCCGCGTACGCTGCATATGTCTATGCTTGGCGTAAGGGATCTTTCAGTCATTGAGACTCCGCCGGAAAACCGCTTCCCCGTACAGACGTATGTTGTGGAATACAACGGCGCCCTTGTCAGAGAGGCGATTGAACGTGAGCTTGCGCGTGGAGGCCAGGTCTATTTCTTGTACAACCGGGTAGAGGATATTGAGCGGAAAGCGGATGAGATCTCTATGCTTGTCCCTGACGCTAAGGTAGCGTATGCGCATGGGAAAATGACAGAAAACGAACTAGAAACCGTTATGCTAAGTTTTCTTGAAGGAGAATCAGACGTTCTCGTTAGCACAACCATTATTGAAACCGGCGTAGACATCCCGAACGTCAATACGCTGATTGTATTTGACGCCGACAAAATGGGACTTTCTCAGCTTTATCAGCTGCGGGGGCGTGTCGGCCGTTCTAATCGTGTGGCGTATGCGTACTTTACGTACCGCCGCGATAAAGTACTGACAGAAGTTGCTGAAAAAAGGCTGCAGGCCATTAAAGAATTCACAGAGCTTGGTTCCGGTTTTAAAATCGCAATGCGTGACTTAACGATTCGCGGAGCCGGGAATCTTCTCGGCGCCCAGCAGCACGGCTTCATCGACTCGGTCGGATTTGACCTCTATTCACAAATGCTGAAGGAGGCCATTGAAGAGCGTAAAGGAGACACAGCGAAAACGGAGAAGTTTGAAACAGAAATTGATGTCGAGCTTGATGCCTATATTCCTGAAACTTATATTCAAGACGGAAAACAGAAGATTGATATGTATAAACGCTTCAGGTCTGTGGCTACAATCGAAGAAAAGAATGAACTTCAAGACGAAATGATCGACCGATTTGGAAACTATCCAAAAGAAGTTGAATACTTGTTTACTGTTGCAGAAATGAAGGTTCATGCGAAACATGAACGTGTTGAGCTGATTAAGCAGGATAAAGATGCTGTCAGATTGACGATTTCTGAAGAAGCAAGTGCTGAAATTGACGGACAGAAGCTGTTTGAGCTCGGCAATAAATATGGCAGACAAATCGGACTGGGAATGGAAGGAAAAAAACTCAAAATTTCCATACAGACGAAAGGCCGCAGTGCCGATGAATGGCTCGAAACCGTGCTGGGCATGCTGAAAGGCTTAAAAAATGTGAAAAAGCAAACCATTTCTTCAACGTAAATTTTGTTACTCTCTGGTGTATATTACATTTGATGTGACGGATACTAATTTCAAGCGAGGCGGAAGGTACATAAAGTAACTGCTTTAGGTCTTTCCCACATGTATATACCATCAAATGAAAGAGAGGCACCAGAGATGAAAGCAACCGGTATCGTACGTCGTATTGATGACTTAGGTCGGGTCGTGATTCCTAAAGAAATTCGCAGAACTCTGAGAATCAGGGAAGGCGATCCGCTTGAGATTTTTGTAGATCGTGACGGAGAAGTCATTTTGAAAAAGTACTCTCCGATCAGTGAGCTTGGAGACTTTGCAAAGGAGTATGCAGACGCGCTTTATGACAGTCTCGGACATTCAGTACTGATTTGTGACCGTGATGTCTATATTTCCGTGTCCGGCAGCTCGAAAAAAGACTACTTAAACAAGCCGATCAGTGAAATGCTGGAAAAAACAATGGATCAGCGCAGTTCCGTGCTTGAGAGTGATGCTAAAACAGTACAGCTTGTTAATGGCATAGATGAGGACATGAATTCTTACACTGTCTGCCCGATTGTGGCGAATGGTGATCCGATAGGCGCCGTGATTATTTTTTCAAAGGATCAGACAATGGGCGAAGTAGAGCATAAAGCCGTTGAGACAGCAGCTGGATTTTTGGCGCGACAAATGGAACAGTAGGTCTTATTCCTTTTATCGAAAATAGGTATGAAAAGAACAGCTCTCCTGGGGACGCTGTTCTTTTTTCGTGCATGCCCAGAAAGGATTCCGAGGGTTGGGATGTGGTATAATAACCTCGTTTTTATTTGTGCCGCGGCAATACGTGAACCGTATTGTCCCTGACGTTGGGAAGGAGCTTTTGGATGGACGATTCAATAGGCGTCAAACGGCATTGGATTTGGCAGGGGGCTGTTGTTTTAATTCTGGCAGGCGTCATCTCAAAAATATTAAGCGCCGTTTACAGAGTCCCGTTTCAAAACATTGTCGGCGATGTTGGATTTTATATATATCAGCAGGTATATCCCTTTCTTGGTATTGCGGTCATGCTGTCAACATCAGGATTTCCGGTCATTATTTCGAAACTGATGAATGATTATAGTGAAAAAAGCCATCACACCATATTAAAAATATCAGCGTTGTTTTTATCTTTAATCGGTATTTTATTATTTCTTTGCTTATATATGGGTGCTGCTCTAATCGCACTTTTTATGGGAGATTCACATCTCGCCGTGTTAATTCAAGTGACTGCGTTTTCATTTTTGCTGTTCCCGTTTGTCGCGTTGCTTAGAGGCGGTTTTCAAGGGCGGCACGACATGCTCCCTTCAGCCTTATCGCAGATGACAGAGCAGTTACTGCGGGTTGCGGTACTTCTGGGCTTATCATTTTGGCTCGTCAAAAAGGGAGCCTCGCTTTATACTGTCGGAGCGGCAGCCGCTTCCGGGTCTCTTGCCGGAAGTTTAGTTGCATTGATCATACTTGGATTTTTTTGGTTCAAAATGAAAAGAGGCAAACAAACGGGTAGCCAAAATGAAAATGTCATAACAACAAAAGAATTGGTAAAAAAACTGCTTTTATATTCTATTACCATTTGTATAAGCAGTTTGCTCCTTTTGTTGATCCAGCTTGTCGATGCGTTGAATTTATATGCTTTGCTTTCGGGCGGTGAGGCAAGCGAAGAAGCAAAACGCCTAAAGGGGATTTATGATCGGGGGCAGCCTTTGCTGCAGCTCGGTTCGGTTTTCGCGGTGAGCATAGCGACATCACTCGTTCCGTATATTTCCAAGGCCGTAAAGAACAAAGAGCTTAAGATCATGAAAGAAAAAGCCGCGTCATCTTTAAAATTGTGTCTTGTGCTGGGTACAGGCGCGTCGGTTGGATTGATTTGCATTCTTGAGCCGGTCAACATCATGCTGTTTCAAAATGGTGAAGGGACAGCTGCGTTACAAGTATTTAGCTGCTCCATTTTGTTTGCATCCTTGGCGGTCACGGCAGCCGCAGTTTTGCAAGGCGCGGGATACACAGTTTTTCCTGCGATAGCGGTGGGCGCAGGTGTGGCAGTGAAATGGGTGTTAAATACTCTTTTGGTTCCGCGCTATGGGATTGAAGGTGCATCACTTGCGACAGCGGCTTCTTTTGCGGCTGTCGCCGCTCTTAACTTGTATCTGCTTCGGCAAAAGGAATGGCTCGGTAAGCTGAGAGGCGTTACGATTCCGATCATTGGATCCGCCCTTTTGATGTCGGCTGTCTTGCTTGTATATATGCGTCTCTGGACTTTCTTGATTCCTGCAACAGGAAGAGGAGCGGCTGCGATTGAAAGTCTGTCTGCTGTCGCCATTGGTGGCGCGGCGTTTATTTGTTGTATGATGAAGTTGGGAATATTTACAGATGAAGAGCTGAACAGTGTGCCTTTTGGCAGTAAGTTAAGCAAAATCAGGAGAAGGAGAGAACAAAATGGCGGGTAATATTACAGTTGTCGGACTTGGTGCCGGAGACATGGACCAATTGACAATTGGCATACATAAGCTGCTGACGAAGGCAGATACGCTGTATGTCAGAACCAAGGATCATCCCTTAATTCAGGAGCTTGAAAAAGATACGAAGAACATCCTTTTTTTTGACGATATATATGAGAAACACGACCAATTCGATGCCGTATATGAAGAAATTGCTGATATCCTCTTTGAAGCGGCGCAGGAAGAGGACGTGGTTTATGCTGTGCCGGGACACCCTTTTGTTGCGGAAAAAACAGTACAGCTGCTGACGGATCGGCAGGAAGAGAAAAACGTGCAAGTAAAAGTCGCAGGAGGACAAAGTTTTCTTGATGCCACATTTAACGCCCTGCAAATTGACCCGATTGAAGGCTTTCAATTTGTGGATGCCGGCACATTGTCTGCGGATGAGCTTGAGCTCAGACATCACCTGATCATTTGTCAGGTTTACGACCAAATGACGGCTTCTGAAGTCAAGCTGACATTGATGGAGAAGCTGCCTGATGATTATGAGGTTGTGATTGTGACTGCAGCAGGAAGCCGTGACGAGGAGATCCAGACAGTGCCTTTATTTGAGCTGGACCGCAATGTCGCCTTGAATAACTTAACAAGTGTGTATATTCCGCCGATTAAAGAAGAGAAGCTGCTTTATCACGAATTCTCCGCGTTCCGAAGCATCATTAGAGAGCTTCGCGGGCCTAATGGATGTCCGTGGGATAAAAAGCAGACTCATCAGTCATTAAAACAGTACATGATTGAAGAGTGTTATGAACTTCTCGAAGCAATTGACGAAGAAGACACAGACCATATGATCGAAGAGCTTGGCGACGTTTTGCTTCAGGTCTTACTTCACGCGCAAATCGGTGAAGACGAAGGTTACTTCACAATTGATGATGTCATAAAAGGAATCAGTGAAAAAATGGTCCGAAGGCATCCCCATGTGTTTAAAGATGTTAAGGTTCAGGATGAAAACGATGTTTTGGCAAATTGGGAAGACATAAAAAAAGCCGAAAAAAATACATCGGAAGCATCCTTATTAGACAGCGTGCCGAAGACCCTTCCAGCTCTTTCGAAAGCCGCTAAACTGCAGAAAAAAGCAGCAAAAGTAGGTTTTGACTGGGAAGACGTCAGTGATATTTGGGAAAAGGTAAGCGAGGAAATGAAGGAATTTTCTGCTGAGATTTCTGAAGAGCCTCATGAACACAATCTCAAGGCCGAGTTTGGCGACGTGTTGTTCGCACTGGTGAATGCAGCCCGCTTCTACAAAATAGAACCGGAGGAAGCACTGGCGATGACCAATGACAAATTCAGGAGACGGTTCTCGTATATTGAGAAAACAGCGAAGGAACAAGAAATCGAGCTGGCCGATATGTCTCTTGAGGACATGGATAAACTGTGGAATGAAGCAAAAGAAACTGAGAGGAGATCATAAATATGAGATTAGATAAATTTTTGAAAGTATCACGGCTGATTAAGCGACGTACACTAGCAAAGGAAGTAGCTGACCAAGGACGAATCTCTATTAACGGAAACCAGGCAAAAGCAAGCTCTGACGTGAAAGCCGGAGATGAATTAAAGGTCCGCTTCGGCCAAAAGCTTGTAACGGTTCAAGTAAATGAGTTGAAGGACACGACGAAAAAAGAAGAAGCTGCAAACATGTATACGATTCTAAAAGAAGAAAAACTCGGCGAATAGGCTTGTTCTAAAAATATCCCCCGCCTCATACAATGCAGTAATAATGCTAAAAGTATCGAGGATATGGGGGCTGAATAGATGAATTCATATTATGATCAAAACGGTTCTTCGTCTGTTCCGGAACAGCACGATGTGACAATGAAAGGCCGGAAGCATTTAGATATTTCAGGGGTTAAGCATGTGGAGAGCTTTGATAATGAAGAGTTCCTGCTGGAAACGGTGATGGGAATGCTCTCAGTCAGAGGCCAAAACCTGCAGATGAAAAATTTAGATGTGGAAAAAGGGATTGTATCTATTAAAGGCAGGGTATTTGATTTAGTGTACTTAGACGAACAACAAGGGGATAAAGCTAAAGGGTTTTTTAGCAAGTTGTTTAAATGACGCTGACGACACAATTTTATACAATGCTGGCGATGTCCGGTATGGGTCTCTGGCTTAGCGCGTCGCTTGATACATACCGGCTCTTTGTCATTCGTGCCAAAACTGCCAGATGGCTATTATTTATTCATGATATTCTTTTCTGGATTGTGCAGGGGCTGCTTTTCTTTTATGTCTTGCTTAGTGTAAATGAGGGAGAATTCAGGCTGTATATCTTTTTAGCGGTTCTGCTGGGCATTGCGACGTATCAGAGCCTTTGCAAGCGAATCTATATAAAAACACTGAAATTCGTCATTTACCTTGCAGTTTCTGTTTATCAATTCTTCAAAAAACTTATTCAGCACGTGTTATTTCGTCCTATTTTGTGGACATGCGGAGCGATTATTTGGCTAGCGGCGTTTTTATTAAAGAAAACATACCGCCTAATCGTTTTTCTTTTGTTGTGTCTATATAAAATATTTATGGTTCTGTGTTTTCCGATCCGTTTTATCGCAAAACAATGTTTGAAACTTCTTCCTGAAAAAATACGTCTAACTATGAGACGTTATTTAGAAAAAGGTGCAGGATTTCTTAAAAAGAAGAAGAAACTATTGATAACCATAAGAACGACCATTACACGTTTTTTGAAGAGATGAAAGGAGGACCGTCTGGTTTGAATTTTTCCAGGGAACGAACGATAACTGAAATACAAAATGACTATAAAGAACAGGTAGAGCGGCAAAATCAGCTGAAGAAAAGAAGACGCAAAGGGCTGTACAGGCGGTTGACTGTATTCGGCGCCCTAGTATTTCTGACGGCAATAGTGCTGGCGAGCTCTGTATGGTCCCAAACATCTTCCCTTAGCGCAAAAGAAGAAAAGAAAGAACAGCTTGAAAAAGAACTAAAAAGTTTAAAGACAAAACAAGAGGATTTAAAAGAAGAAATATCCAAATTGAAGGATGAGGATTACGTCACAGAGCTTGCCAGACGGGACTTATTCATGTCCGGAGACGGAGAAATTATCTTCAATGTGGAGAAGAAGAGCAAGTAGCCTTGTTGACACTTAAATTTTTATTTAGGTATAATTAAGCAAACGATCTTTTTATAAGCCTAAGGAGGAGCACTTTTTTTATGTCGATTGAAGTTGGCAGCAAGTTGCAAGGGAAAATTACAGGTATTACAAATTTTGGAGCATTTGTTGAATTGCCTGGAGGCTCAACCGGTCTCGTTCACATCAGTGAGGTAGCTGATAACTATGTCAAAGACATTAACGATCACTTAAAAGTCGGCGACCAAGTTGAAGTGAAAGTCATCAACGTTGAAAAAGACGGGAAAATTGGTTTATCTATTAAAAAAGCTAAAGACCGTCCGCAAGCCAGACCTAGAAATGATTTCCGTCCGAAAGAATCTTTTGAACAGAAAATGAATAAGTTTTTAAAAGACAGCGAAGATCGCTTGTCATCTTTAAAACGCAATACGGAATCAAAACGTGGAGGGCGCGGAGCAAGAAGAGGATAACTTGCTGCTTTCTATAAATAAATGAAGCATCCGTTCATCCCGACGGATGCTTTTTTATAATTCGCCCCCGCTTTAAAAATCAGAAAATTATAACATTAAAGTTTCTGTTGACGAAAAGGACAAACCTTTGTATTATATAACTTGTGCTTAGAAGCATAAAACAATATGGCGGTGTAGCTCAGCTGGCTAGAGCGTACGGTTCATACCCGTGAGGTCGGGGGTTCGATCCCCTCCGCCGCTACCATATTTGTTTGGCCCGTTGGTCAAGCGGTTAAGACACCGCCCTTTCACGGCGGTAACACGGGTTCGAATCCCGTACGGGTCATCCTAAGAAAATCGGTTTCTGATACAGAAACCGATTTTTTTCATTTTTAGACAACATTCCGGATATTCTTTTGATAAACGAATATCTAGGCAGAAACCGTCGAAGACTTCTTTGGTCTTGTTCCCTTCTTTTGACAAAATCCTATCTGTGCTTTCGCTATAATGACAGGCAACGAATATAACAGGTGGGAGATGAGAGGAATGGAAAAAGCAGAAAGAAGAGTGAACGGGCCAATGGCGGGACAAGCTTTGGAAAAACTCCAATCGTTTTTTAACAGGGGCGCGAAGCTAGTGACTCATCATTTGCATTCACTGTTTTTCTATAAAGGGTTCATTTATGTCGTCATTGGATTTTTGCTTGGACGTGCTTTCATATTATCCGAGGTGCTTCCTTTCGCACTTCCTTTCTTTGGAGCGATGCTTCTTATCAGAAGAGACAAGGCGCTTTATGCGGTGCTGGCTGTGCTTGCGGGTGCGCTGACCATTTCTCCGAAGCACTCATTGCTCATACTAGCGGCTTTGCTGGCATTCTTCGTATGTTCTAAAGTGGCCGCCTTCATCACCGACGATCGCGTGAAAGCACTCCCGATTGTCGTGTTTTTCTCCATGGCTGCAGCAAGAGCCGGATTTGTGTACGCTCAAAATGGCGTGTTTACAACCTATGATTATGTAATGGCTGTGGTTGAAGCTGGACTATCCTTTATTTTGACGCTGATTTTCCTTCAGAGCCTTCCGATTTTTACCGTGAAAAAAGTTAAACAATCATTGAAAATAGAAGAAATTATTTGCTTTATGATCCTAATTGCTTCCGTTCTGACAGGGCTTGCCGGCTTGTCCTACCAAGGTATGCAGGCAGAACATATATTGGCACGTTATGTTGTGTTGAGTTTTTCCTTTATTGGCGGTGCAAGCATTGGCTGTACTGTTGGTGTCGTGACAGGTCTGATTCTTGGTTTGGCGAATATCGGAAATCTCTATCAAATGAGTCTGCTCGCTTTTTCCGGTTTATTAGGCGGTTTGCTGAAGGAAGGGAAAAAAGCGGGCGCAGCAATCGGGCTGATCGTTGGATCACTTCTTATTTCTTTATATGGTGAAGGCTCTGCCGGTCTGATGACAACACTCTATGAGTCATTAATCGCAGTCGGCCTGTTTTTGCTTACACCTCAATCAATTACAAAGAAAGTGGCGAGATATATTCCGGGAACTGTAGAGCATCTTCAGGAGCAGCAGCAATATGCAAGGAAAATCAGAGATGTCACTGCTCAAAAGGTAGACCAGTTCTCCAATGTATTCCATGCGCTGTCTGAAAGCTTTGCCACCTTTTATCAAGCATCAGACGAACCGGAAGATGACAGCGAAGTTGATCTGTTTTTAAGCAAAATCACAGAGCATTCCTGCCAGACGTGTTACAAGAAAAACAGGTGCTGGGTACAGAACTTTGATAAAACATATGACTTAATGAAACAAGTTATGCTTGAAACAGAAGAAAAAGAATATGCATCAAACCGAAGGCTGAAAAAAGAGTTTCATCAGTATTGTTCTAAATCAAAGCAGGTTGAAGAGCTGATTGAGGACGAACTAGCACATCACCATGCCCATTTGACACTTAAGAAAAAAGTGCAGGACAGCAGACGTTTAGTTGCTGAACAGCTTTTAGGTGTTTCTGAAGTCATGGCAGACTTTTCTCGGGAAATAAAAAGAGAGCGAGAACAGCACTTTCTGCAGGAAGAACAAATCATAGAGGCGCTTCAGCATTTCGGAATCGAGATTCAGCATGTGGAGATCTATAGTCTTGAGCAAGGAAACATCGATATTGAAATGACCATTCCGTTCAGCGGACATGGAGAAAGTGAAAAAATTATTGCCCCTATGCTTTCTGATATTTTGGAAGAACAAATTCTTGTGAAAGCCGAACAGCACTCCCCGCATCCAAATGTGTACAGTCATGTAGCCTTTGGATCAACAAAATCATACAGGGTATCTACAGGTGCCGCTCACGCTGCGAAGGGCGGCGGCCTTGTCTCCGGCGACAGCTACAGCATGATAGAGCTTGGGGCCAGAAAATATGCTGCGGCAATTAGTGACGGTATGGGCAATGGTGCAAGGGCGCACTTCGAAAGCAATGAAACGATCAAGCTTCTTGAGAAAATCCTTGAATCCGGCATTGATGAAAAAATAGCAATTAAAACGATCAACAGCATACTGTCCCTAAGGACAACTGACGAGATATATTCCACGCTTGACCTATCTATTATCGATCTTCAAGATGCCAGCTGTAAATTTTTGAAGGTCGGTTCGACGCCTAGCTTTATCAAACGGGGCGACCAGGTAATGAAAGTTCAAGCGAGCAATCTGCCAATCGGTATTATTAATGAATTCGATGTGGAGGTTGTGAGTGAGCAGCTGAAAGCGGGCGACCTCTTGATTATGATGAGTGACGGCATTTTTGAGGGCCCTAAGCATGTGGAAAATCATGATTTATGGATGAAACGCAAAATGAAGGGATTAAAAACAGATGACCCGCAGGAGATTGCCGATTTGCTCATGGAGGAAGTCATTCGCACGAGATCCGGCCAAATTGAGGATGATATGACAGTTGTTGTCGTCCGGATTGACCACAATACACCGAAGTGGGCATCCATTCCTGTTCCGGCCATTTTTCAAAACAAACAAGAAATTTCATAACGCTTTCGTATAAATCAAATTTCTTCTGGCGAAGATGGGAATATATGAATCTGAGAATCCTCGTATTCTCCATGGAGGAATGAATGTGAATAACGGACATTTAAATCAAATTTTGCTGATAACGGATGGCTGCTCGAATCATGGGGAAGACCCGCTTGCAATGGCTGCTTATGCTAAAGAACAGGGGATTACGGTAAACGTCATTGGTATAATGGAAGAAAACCAAATTGATCCTGAAGCGATGAAGGAAGTCGAAGGGATTGCGCTTGCCGGAGGCGGCGTGCATCAAGTCGTTTATGCATCTCAGCTTTCACATACCGTGCAAATGGTAACAAAAAAAGCGATGACGCAAACCTTACAAGGTGTAGTCAATCAAGAGCTGAAACAAATCCTCGGAAAGAATGTGGAGATGGAGGAGCTTTCACCGGAAAAACGCGGTGAAGTCATGGAAGTGGTAGACGAGCTTGGAGAAACGGTTCATCTTCAGGTTTTGGTTCTTGTTGATACAAGTGCAAGTATGGCGCCTAAGCTTCCAACTGTAAAAGAGGCGTTGATTGATTTGTCTGTCAGCCTCAATTCCCGAATCGGGAATAACGAATTTGCGATGTGTATATTTCCCGGGAAAAACCAAGAGGTTGAGCTTGTGCTGAACTGGACACCGAAGCTGCAATCTCTTTCCACGCTCTTTGCAAAGCTGTCTACAGGGGGCATCACCCCAACAGGTCCGGCGATACGCGAAGCGACACTGCAGTTTGAAAAAATTCGCTCAAGAAGGAGCATGCTGGCAGATGATGAACGACGCTTTGACGAGTTTGGCATGTAGCCTTAAGCCGGGTATGACAATCAAAGGCAAGTGGAACGGAAACGCTTATACATTGCGTAAAC
Coding sequences:
- the mfd gene encoding transcription-repair coupling factor, with amino-acid sequence MDNIQTFIKESDDFKSIINGLHEGLKEQLLAGLSGSARSVFTSALANETNKPIFLITHNLYQAQKVTDDLTVLLGDRSVLLYPVNELISSEIAVASPELRAQRLDVINRLTNGEAPIVVAPVAAIRRMLPPVEVWKNSQMLIQVGHDIEPDQLASRLVEVGYERSDMVSAPGEFSIRGGIIDIYPLTSEHPVRIELFDTEVDSIRSFNSDDQRSIETLTSINVGPAKELIIRSEEKVRAMEKLDKGLAASLKKLKNDKQKEILHTNISHDKERLSEGQTDQELVKYLSYFYENPASLLDYTPDNTLLILDEVSRIHEMEEQLQKEEAEFITNLLEEGKILHDISLSFDFQKIVSEQKRSLLYYSLFLRHVQHTSPQNIVNVSSRQMQSFHGQMNVLAGEMERFKKSNFTVVFLGANKERTQRLSSVLADYEIEAAVTDSKKALVQGQVYIMEGELQSGFELPLMKLAVITEEELFKNRVKKKPRKQKLTNAERIKSYSELQIGDYVVHINHGIGKYLGIETLEINGIHKDYLNIHYQGSDKLYVPVEQIDQVQKYVGSEGKEPKLYKLGGSEWKRVKKKVETSVQDIADDLIKLYAEREASKGYAFTPDQEMQREFESAFPYQETEDQLRSIHEIKKDMERERPMDRLLCGDVGYGKTEVAIRAAFKAISDGKQVALLVPTTILAQQHYETITERFQDYPINIGLLSRFRTRKEANETLKGLKNGTVDIVIGTHRLLSKDVVYKDLGLLIIDEEQRFGVTHKEKIKQIKANVDVLTLTATPIPRTLHMSMLGVRDLSVIETPPENRFPVQTYVVEYNGALVREAIERELARGGQVYFLYNRVEDIERKADEISMLVPDAKVAYAHGKMTENELETVMLSFLEGESDVLVSTTIIETGVDIPNVNTLIVFDADKMGLSQLYQLRGRVGRSNRVAYAYFTYRRDKVLTEVAEKRLQAIKEFTELGSGFKIAMRDLTIRGAGNLLGAQQHGFIDSVGFDLYSQMLKEAIEERKGDTAKTEKFETEIDVELDAYIPETYIQDGKQKIDMYKRFRSVATIEEKNELQDEMIDRFGNYPKEVEYLFTVAEMKVHAKHERVELIKQDKDAVRLTISEEASAEIDGQKLFELGNKYGRQIGLGMEGKKLKISIQTKGRSADEWLETVLGMLKGLKNVKKQTISST
- the spoVT gene encoding stage V sporulation protein T, giving the protein MKATGIVRRIDDLGRVVIPKEIRRTLRIREGDPLEIFVDRDGEVILKKYSPISELGDFAKEYADALYDSLGHSVLICDRDVYISVSGSSKKDYLNKPISEMLEKTMDQRSSVLESDAKTVQLVNGIDEDMNSYTVCPIVANGDPIGAVIIFSKDQTMGEVEHKAVETAAGFLARQMEQ
- a CDS encoding oligosaccharide flippase family protein — encoded protein: MDDSIGVKRHWIWQGAVVLILAGVISKILSAVYRVPFQNIVGDVGFYIYQQVYPFLGIAVMLSTSGFPVIISKLMNDYSEKSHHTILKISALFLSLIGILLFLCLYMGAALIALFMGDSHLAVLIQVTAFSFLLFPFVALLRGGFQGRHDMLPSALSQMTEQLLRVAVLLGLSFWLVKKGASLYTVGAAAASGSLAGSLVALIILGFFWFKMKRGKQTGSQNENVITTKELVKKLLLYSITICISSLLLLLIQLVDALNLYALLSGGEASEEAKRLKGIYDRGQPLLQLGSVFAVSIATSLVPYISKAVKNKELKIMKEKAASSLKLCLVLGTGASVGLICILEPVNIMLFQNGEGTAALQVFSCSILFASLAVTAAAVLQGAGYTVFPAIAVGAGVAVKWVLNTLLVPRYGIEGASLATAASFAAVAALNLYLLRQKEWLGKLRGVTIPIIGSALLMSAVLLVYMRLWTFLIPATGRGAAAIESLSAVAIGGAAFICCMMKLGIFTDEELNSVPFGSKLSKIRRRREQNGG
- the mazG gene encoding nucleoside triphosphate pyrophosphohydrolase, with product MAGNITVVGLGAGDMDQLTIGIHKLLTKADTLYVRTKDHPLIQELEKDTKNILFFDDIYEKHDQFDAVYEEIADILFEAAQEEDVVYAVPGHPFVAEKTVQLLTDRQEEKNVQVKVAGGQSFLDATFNALQIDPIEGFQFVDAGTLSADELELRHHLIICQVYDQMTASEVKLTLMEKLPDDYEVVIVTAAGSRDEEIQTVPLFELDRNVALNNLTSVYIPPIKEEKLLYHEFSAFRSIIRELRGPNGCPWDKKQTHQSLKQYMIEECYELLEAIDEEDTDHMIEELGDVLLQVLLHAQIGEDEGYFTIDDVIKGISEKMVRRHPHVFKDVKVQDENDVLANWEDIKKAEKNTSEASLLDSVPKTLPALSKAAKLQKKAAKVGFDWEDVSDIWEKVSEEMKEFSAEISEEPHEHNLKAEFGDVLFALVNAARFYKIEPEEALAMTNDKFRRRFSYIEKTAKEQEIELADMSLEDMDKLWNEAKETERRS
- a CDS encoding RNA-binding S4 domain-containing protein, translated to MRLDKFLKVSRLIKRRTLAKEVADQGRISINGNQAKASSDVKAGDELKVRFGQKLVTVQVNELKDTTKKEEAANMYTILKEEKLGE
- the yabP gene encoding sporulation protein YabP, with translation MNSYYDQNGSSSVPEQHDVTMKGRKHLDISGVKHVESFDNEEFLLETVMGMLSVRGQNLQMKNLDVEKGIVSIKGRVFDLVYLDEQQGDKAKGFFSKLFK
- the yabQ gene encoding spore cortex biosynthesis protein YabQ yields the protein MTLTTQFYTMLAMSGMGLWLSASLDTYRLFVIRAKTARWLLFIHDILFWIVQGLLFFYVLLSVNEGEFRLYIFLAVLLGIATYQSLCKRIYIKTLKFVIYLAVSVYQFFKKLIQHVLFRPILWTCGAIIWLAAFLLKKTYRLIVFLLLCLYKIFMVLCFPIRFIAKQCLKLLPEKIRLTMRRYLEKGAGFLKKKKKLLITIRTTITRFLKR
- the divIC gene encoding cell division protein DivIC; translation: MNFSRERTITEIQNDYKEQVERQNQLKKRRRKGLYRRLTVFGALVFLTAIVLASSVWSQTSSLSAKEEKKEQLEKELKSLKTKQEDLKEEISKLKDEDYVTELARRDLFMSGDGEIIFNVEKKSK